A single uncultured Acetobacterium sp. DNA region contains:
- a CDS encoding corrinoid protein, with product MATLKDVSQCVLDGDLDEIKVLVQALIDDGTDPIAIINDGLIAGMNIVAPLFKSGEMFVPEVMESADTMNEGMKLVKPLITDGDIPSKGKIIIGTVNGDLHDIGKNLLVMMMESRGYTVIDLGVDVKEEAFTAAVKEHNPDIVGMSSLLTTTMMKIESTIKQLVADGVRNQVKIIIGGAPVTQEFADDIGADGYSEDASTAVELCDRMMNEQRSPEALSA from the coding sequence ATGGCAACTTTAAAAGATGTATCCCAATGTGTTTTAGATGGTGATCTAGATGAAATTAAAGTATTGGTTCAGGCACTGATTGATGATGGAACCGACCCGATTGCGATTATCAATGATGGTCTGATTGCCGGCATGAATATTGTTGCGCCCCTGTTTAAAAGCGGCGAAATGTTTGTTCCGGAAGTTATGGAATCAGCCGATACCATGAATGAAGGAATGAAACTCGTAAAACCATTGATAACCGATGGCGATATCCCCAGCAAAGGTAAGATCATCATCGGAACGGTAAACGGTGATTTACATGATATCGGAAAAAATTTGCTGGTTATGATGATGGAAAGTCGAGGTTACACCGTCATCGATTTAGGTGTCGATGTGAAAGAAGAAGCCTTTACCGCAGCAGTTAAAGAACACAATCCTGATATTGTTGGAATGTCATCACTGCTGACGACAACAATGATGAAAATTGAATCCACCATCAAACAACTGGTTGCTGATGGGGTGAGAAATCAAGTGAAAATCATTATTGGTGGAGCCCCGGTTACGCAGGAATTTGCCGATGATATCGGTGCAGATGGATACTCGGAAGATGCCTCCACCGCGGTTGAACTATGTGATCGGATGATGAATGAACAGCGCAGTCCTGAAGCATTAAGCGCATAA
- a CDS encoding DUF554 domain-containing protein — protein MLGTIINAAAIFVCGFIGLLFKRALPQRLCETITQGLGLGVVVIGITMTIETTSIMLMLLSLLFGGIIGELINIEKQLKRIGDTLEAKMKNNNNNISQGFVSASLLFCTGSMAIMGALENGLTGTFSILLSKSLLDGIFSLILASTLGIGVVFSAIPVFLYQGSISLLAGSVKTLLSPEMITEMNAVGGVLIMAIGINMLKIKEIKVGNLLPAVFMPILFLWMKSLFGI, from the coding sequence TTGCTTGGAACCATTATTAACGCCGCAGCCATCTTCGTCTGCGGCTTTATCGGACTTTTATTTAAACGAGCCTTGCCCCAACGTCTCTGCGAGACGATTACTCAGGGACTGGGTTTGGGGGTTGTCGTCATCGGCATCACCATGACCATCGAAACCACCAGCATCATGCTGATGCTGCTCAGCCTCTTGTTTGGTGGGATCATCGGCGAACTGATTAATATCGAAAAACAGTTAAAACGGATCGGTGATACCCTGGAAGCAAAGATGAAAAACAATAACAATAATATCTCCCAGGGGTTTGTCAGTGCTTCTCTGCTTTTCTGCACCGGCTCCATGGCCATTATGGGGGCGCTGGAAAACGGACTCACCGGAACCTTCAGCATTCTTTTGAGCAAGTCGCTACTGGATGGCATTTTTTCTTTGATTCTGGCCTCCACCTTAGGGATTGGTGTGGTTTTTTCGGCTATTCCGGTGTTTCTCTATCAAGGCAGTATTTCACTTTTAGCCGGCTCGGTTAAAACCTTGTTATCGCCGGAAATGATTACCGAAATGAATGCTGTGGGGGGCGTGCTGATTATGGCCATTGGCATCAATATGTTAAAGATTAAGGAAATCAAGGTTGGTAATCTTTTGCCAGCTGTTTTTATGCCCATTCTTTTTTTATGGATGAAGAGCCTGTTCGGAATCTAG
- a CDS encoding RNA degradosome polyphosphate kinase gives MKSKLFINREISWLDFNYRVLDEAYDKGNLVMDRLKFLAITASNLDEFFMVRVAGIMDQINVGYTKKSVDGLTPLEQLATLNNMTQEMMNRQYTCLTKSILPELNHTNIFFLRYDELDDEGKDFALHYFRHECYPVLTPQAIDNSRPFPLVKNNQVYLCIMLHDTEAKVKDEKDFMAILEIPKVLDRIIALPRAKDSKALNYIFVEDLISPFVDELFTGYEVKQVNEFRITRNGDLAIDEDEAEDLLIEIEKSIQQRKWGASIKLEVTKDMSKKMKKWLMHELEIDESELYELKGNLDLTCYMKFQNRNEFNELREPRYTPLISNEFYEVEDIFEVIREKDRLLHHPYQSFQTVVDFVRAASKCPDVLAIKQTLYRVSGDSPIIEALIQAAQNGKQVTVLVELKARFDEANNIVWAKKLEQAGCHVIYGLAGLKIHCKMILVVRKESDGIRRYVHLGTGNYNDVTAGLYTDLGMFTAKENYGSDVSTLFNLLSGYSHYTLWKKIEVAPKTMRNAFYIGIDREIENVRMGEKGKIIAKMNALVDEGIINKLYEASQAGVEIELIVRGMCSLIPGLPGVSDHITVHSIVGTFLEHSRIYYFYNQGKEDIFLSSADWMERNLNRRIETLFPVEDESLKNKLKHIIEITLKDTIKTRTMTETGEYIRIDKRGKELLSCQDYFCEEAEKEFEQAKSTAILKQKLGGE, from the coding sequence ATGAAAAGTAAATTATTTATCAATCGGGAAATTAGTTGGTTGGATTTTAATTATCGGGTGCTGGACGAAGCCTATGATAAAGGCAATCTGGTCATGGATCGACTCAAATTCCTGGCCATTACCGCTTCCAACCTGGACGAGTTTTTTATGGTTCGGGTGGCCGGGATTATGGATCAGATCAATGTTGGTTATACGAAAAAAAGCGTCGATGGGTTAACTCCCCTAGAACAACTGGCTACCCTCAATAACATGACCCAGGAAATGATGAATCGCCAGTATACCTGTTTAACAAAATCGATCTTACCAGAGCTTAATCACACCAATATCTTCTTTTTAAGATATGATGAACTGGATGATGAAGGCAAAGATTTTGCCCTGCACTATTTCCGGCACGAGTGTTATCCGGTGTTGACCCCTCAGGCGATTGATAACAGCCGTCCTTTTCCGCTGGTTAAAAACAATCAGGTTTATCTGTGTATCATGCTACATGATACCGAGGCCAAGGTCAAGGATGAAAAAGATTTTATGGCGATTCTGGAAATCCCCAAGGTCTTGGATCGGATCATTGCTCTGCCGCGTGCCAAGGATTCCAAAGCGCTAAATTATATTTTTGTCGAAGATCTGATCAGTCCCTTTGTTGACGAACTGTTTACCGGCTATGAGGTCAAGCAGGTTAATGAATTCCGGATCACCAGAAATGGCGATTTAGCCATCGATGAAGATGAGGCTGAAGATCTCCTGATTGAAATCGAGAAGTCGATTCAGCAACGTAAATGGGGTGCCAGCATCAAACTGGAAGTCACCAAAGACATGAGCAAAAAAATGAAAAAATGGCTGATGCATGAATTGGAAATTGATGAAAGCGAGCTGTATGAGCTTAAAGGTAATCTTGATCTGACCTGCTATATGAAATTCCAGAATCGTAACGAGTTTAATGAGTTACGAGAACCCCGGTATACCCCGCTGATCTCCAATGAATTTTATGAGGTTGAGGATATTTTTGAAGTGATCCGGGAAAAAGACCGCTTGCTGCACCATCCCTACCAATCCTTTCAAACCGTGGTGGACTTTGTCCGGGCGGCCTCAAAGTGCCCGGATGTGTTGGCCATCAAGCAAACCCTGTATCGGGTCAGTGGCGATTCACCGATTATTGAAGCGCTGATTCAGGCCGCTCAAAACGGCAAACAGGTTACCGTGCTAGTCGAATTGAAGGCTCGGTTTGACGAGGCCAATAATATTGTCTGGGCTAAGAAACTGGAGCAGGCCGGCTGCCATGTCATTTATGGGCTTGCGGGGCTGAAAATTCACTGTAAGATGATTCTGGTGGTGCGCAAAGAATCCGACGGCATCCGTCGTTATGTTCATTTGGGTACTGGTAACTATAATGACGTCACCGCCGGCCTGTATACCGATCTGGGAATGTTTACAGCCAAAGAAAACTACGGTTCGGATGTGTCGACGCTGTTTAATCTGCTTTCTGGTTACAGCCATTATACCTTATGGAAAAAGATTGAAGTCGCCCCGAAAACGATGCGAAATGCTTTTTATATCGGCATTGACCGAGAAATCGAAAATGTTCGGATGGGTGAAAAAGGCAAAATCATCGCTAAAATGAACGCCCTAGTGGATGAGGGGATCATCAACAAACTCTACGAAGCCTCCCAGGCTGGGGTTGAGATTGAACTGATTGTCCGGGGGATGTGCTCCCTGATACCCGGTTTGCCCGGGGTCAGCGATCATATTACCGTCCACAGCATTGTCGGGACCTTTCTGGAGCACAGCCGGATCTACTATTTCTACAATCAGGGCAAGGAAGACATCTTCCTCTCCAGCGCAGACTGGATGGAACGAAATTTAAATCGGCGGATTGAAACCCTGTTTCCAGTGGAAGACGAAAGCCTGAAGAACAAACTGAAACATATTATTGAGATCACCTTAAAAGATACCATCAAAACCCGGACGATGACCGAAACCGGCGAATATATCCGGATTGACAAGCGTGGTAAAGAGTTGCTGTCCTGTCAGGACTATTTCTGTGAAGAAGCAGAAAAAGAATTTGAACAGGCCAAAAGTACGGCCATTTTAAAACAAAAACTTGGAGGCGAATAA
- a CDS encoding methyltransferase MtaB domain-containing protein, which translates to MATKFTKVAYTNLDDFVYGTCPKPVTTKSGMVIGGGLVYPEINFTLPGMDINDETMPKAATIYSNIIEGVLKRAAELYAPGVLIEYETLPDFTEHPKYGIEINRILLNGMKEAAEKYGLKTAIRTTPNDLREFSRPPIMRSGKYWETMLELYEQCAKDGSDFFSIESTGGKEIHDSALVKADIRLAIFALGILGVNDMEFLWKHLVDIAKANNCFAAGDSACGFANTAMVLAEKGFIPHVFAAVIRVAAVPRALVAFEQGAVGPSKDCAYEGPYLKAITGMPISMEGKTAAGAHLSPCGNIAAAVADTWSNESIQQVKLLSEMAPVVAMEQLIYDVRLMNAATLNGQQVLFRDLLVQSDAALDVQAYVLKPDVVMRISTELVKTQDNFLRTKLAAQLTVAELKKAIIEGKVKSDKRDMKWLDKMEKAIETIPDDPNEFYNEMKSVLDMDKFIPSEYGL; encoded by the coding sequence ATGGCAACGAAGTTTACTAAAGTAGCATACACGAACTTAGATGATTTTGTATACGGTACATGTCCCAAACCAGTAACAACCAAAAGTGGAATGGTTATTGGTGGCGGCTTGGTTTATCCGGAAATTAATTTTACCTTGCCAGGTATGGATATCAATGATGAAACAATGCCGAAAGCCGCCACGATTTATTCCAATATTATTGAAGGTGTTTTAAAACGAGCTGCCGAATTATACGCACCGGGGGTTTTAATCGAATATGAAACGCTTCCCGATTTTACCGAACACCCTAAATACGGGATTGAAATCAATCGGATTCTTTTAAACGGAATGAAAGAAGCGGCTGAAAAATATGGTTTAAAAACCGCAATTCGAACGACCCCCAATGACTTAAGAGAATTCAGCCGTCCACCCATCATGCGTAGTGGCAAGTATTGGGAAACGATGCTGGAACTTTACGAACAGTGTGCCAAAGATGGCTCTGACTTCTTTTCAATCGAATCAACGGGCGGAAAAGAAATTCATGATAGTGCCCTGGTCAAAGCTGACATTCGCCTGGCAATTTTCGCTCTCGGTATTTTGGGTGTCAATGATATGGAATTCCTATGGAAACACTTGGTTGATATTGCCAAAGCAAATAATTGCTTTGCAGCTGGCGACTCGGCATGTGGTTTTGCCAACACCGCCATGGTTTTAGCAGAAAAAGGATTTATCCCTCACGTCTTTGCTGCCGTTATCAGGGTTGCCGCAGTGCCAAGAGCGTTAGTCGCCTTTGAACAGGGCGCCGTTGGACCAAGCAAGGATTGTGCTTATGAAGGACCTTACCTCAAAGCGATTACCGGCATGCCCATCTCCATGGAAGGAAAAACGGCAGCAGGGGCACATTTAAGCCCATGTGGAAATATTGCTGCAGCCGTAGCCGATACCTGGAGCAATGAATCCATTCAGCAAGTTAAGCTATTGTCAGAAATGGCGCCTGTGGTTGCGATGGAACAGTTAATTTATGATGTGCGCTTAATGAATGCAGCCACATTAAATGGTCAACAGGTACTATTCAGAGATTTGTTGGTTCAATCCGATGCCGCCCTGGATGTTCAGGCCTATGTTTTAAAACCAGATGTGGTGATGCGAATCAGTACTGAGCTGGTTAAAACCCAGGATAACTTCCTGAGAACTAAACTAGCTGCCCAACTGACCGTTGCGGAACTGAAAAAGGCGATTATTGAAGGCAAAGTAAAAAGTGATAAACGTGATATGAAATGGCTGGATAAAATGGAAAAAGCGATCGAAACGATCCCCGATGATCCCAATGAATTCTACAATGAAATGAAATCAGTCCTGGATATGGACAAATTTATTCCCAGTGAGTATGGCTTATAA
- a CDS encoding corrinoid protein, translating into MDDYIKEIQNGLINGDAEVVKNSTEHALTKGIPAEVIITYALIPTMEEIGKEFRSGNIFIPDVLMSSRAMHASLYVLKPLIIESNLKQRKGRIIIGTVAGDLHDIGKNLVSMTLQGDGYEVIDLGIDVPAASFISAILRYNPDVLAMSALLTTTIGELKHVIQAISDEGLRDSVKIVVGGGPVTQDYVDVIGANGYGKDVFGAIEIVNKLLGNKEGYFNV; encoded by the coding sequence ATGGATGATTACATCAAAGAAATTCAAAATGGGTTGATAAATGGCGATGCGGAAGTGGTCAAAAACTCAACTGAGCATGCTCTGACTAAGGGGATTCCAGCAGAGGTAATTATAACTTATGCGCTTATTCCGACAATGGAGGAGATCGGCAAGGAATTTAGAAGTGGAAATATTTTTATTCCTGACGTGTTAATGTCGTCAAGAGCAATGCATGCAAGTCTTTATGTACTAAAACCCTTAATTATTGAATCCAATCTTAAACAGAGAAAAGGGCGGATCATCATTGGTACTGTTGCTGGAGATCTTCATGATATTGGAAAAAATTTGGTATCCATGACCCTTCAAGGCGATGGGTACGAAGTGATTGATTTGGGAATCGATGTACCAGCAGCATCATTTATATCAGCGATTCTGCGTTATAATCCGGATGTTCTGGCGATGTCGGCGCTGTTAACCACCACCATCGGGGAATTGAAACACGTCATTCAGGCAATTAGCGATGAAGGGTTGCGAGACAGTGTGAAAATTGTCGTCGGTGGCGGACCGGTTACTCAGGACTATGTTGATGTGATTGGAGCAAATGGCTATGGCAAAGATGTTTTTGGAGCAATCGAAATTGTGAATAAATTGCTGGGGAATAAGGAAGGTTACTTCAATGTGTAA
- a CDS encoding methyltetrahydrofolate cobalamin methyltransferase: MTIVGELINTSRPAVKEAALKRDKDIILDLAIQQAKAGATYIDVNCGNMINNEEEIMAWLVNTIQSEVEVPLCIDSPSATALDMGLSLCKYGQPMINSISDEEERFDAVLPLIKKYDAKIVVLCMDSTGMPVTSDDRMKVVHILHNKLVEAGIKDDDMYFDPLVKPVSSVGTAGIEVLETIKKIKIDYPDVHFMCGLSNISYGLPNRAILNRLFVVETMTIGMDGYVLDPTNTKTMADIATSKALLGMDNYCGGYIKAHRSGLLG; this comes from the coding sequence CTGACAATTGTAGGTGAATTAATTAACACCAGCCGGCCAGCGGTTAAGGAAGCGGCTCTGAAAAGAGATAAAGATATTATTCTCGATCTTGCGATTCAACAGGCCAAGGCCGGAGCGACTTATATCGATGTGAACTGTGGCAATATGATTAATAATGAAGAAGAAATAATGGCATGGCTGGTCAATACAATTCAAAGCGAGGTCGAAGTACCATTATGTATTGATAGTCCCAGTGCCACTGCATTGGATATGGGGTTGAGTCTTTGTAAATACGGACAACCGATGATCAATTCCATATCTGATGAAGAAGAGCGGTTTGATGCGGTGTTGCCGCTGATCAAAAAATATGATGCTAAAATTGTGGTGCTTTGTATGGACAGTACCGGAATGCCAGTCACATCAGATGATCGTATGAAGGTTGTTCATATCCTGCACAATAAATTGGTTGAAGCGGGGATCAAAGATGACGATATGTATTTTGATCCGCTGGTAAAACCAGTCAGCAGCGTTGGAACAGCAGGAATTGAGGTGCTGGAAACCATTAAGAAGATAAAAATTGATTACCCCGATGTGCATTTCATGTGTGGACTCAGTAATATTTCGTATGGACTTCCAAACCGTGCCATTCTTAACCGGCTCTTTGTTGTTGAGACGATGACCATCGGAATGGATGGCTATGTTCTTGATCCAACCAATACCAAAACGATGGCAGATATTGCTACCTCCAAAGCATTATTAGGGATGGATAATTATTGTGGTGGCTACATCAAAGCCCACCGTAGTGGGCTGTTAGGTTAG
- a CDS encoding B12-binding domain-containing protein has translation MIDYKALVCYIENLDVEKAMVIIECFIAEKPTKDEGIEVMKACQKGTEKVGLRYERGEYFVSDLLVAGALLEEVKEKLEIIIGEEIQHVKSGIITLGSVFGDEPEKGEVVLAKIVQMAGFVVIKSCTKVS, from the coding sequence ATGATCGATTATAAAGCATTAGTTTGTTATATTGAAAATCTTGATGTTGAAAAAGCGATGGTAATAATAGAGTGTTTTATTGCTGAAAAACCAACTAAAGATGAAGGAATAGAAGTGATGAAAGCCTGTCAGAAGGGAACTGAAAAAGTTGGTCTTCGGTACGAAAGAGGAGAATATTTTGTCAGCGATTTATTAGTCGCCGGTGCTTTGTTAGAGGAAGTCAAAGAAAAATTGGAAATTATTATCGGGGAAGAGATTCAACATGTTAAATCAGGCATCATTACACTTGGATCAGTTTTTGGAGATGAACCTGAAAAAGGTGAAGTTGTGCTAGCTAAAATTGTACAAATGGCAGGTTTTGTCGTCATAAAATCTTGTACAAAGGTTTCATAA
- a CDS encoding exopolyphosphatase, with translation MIKRFSVIYIGSIRCELIVGQRGKGCIKILDRAMFPINFGSQSFTKGEISFKSVYALCQTINEYIEMSKTYDVESIKIFGTTALREARNRLYILEQIKINTGGYEVEILDKEEETHLIYRHMILKCDPEFKIISESKEDQMLASISSGNVSVALLKNGIIDYHQTAELGYLKMKEILKSIEENSERFETLLMEFISINTQDIVENIRKRQIKKLFVSSHEVDVIAQLCGYTTRQDYYIVNAEEFGKLCKIAGELTVNQLLKKYPLLDQNEAETLNHTLMLYLKLLAETGVETFILIPMLIGDAFLDFEFQVTKKQQLIDWIDEGSYLSAKTIGKKYHTSHHHSEFVEKISLKIFDALKKYHQLGKRERQLLSMLCYLMEVGSFIDHKNFWVQSHYIIETTDIIGVTQEEKAVMGKVAEAVKTNFIKVEEKVHSYDEKEQLLVAKLAAILKVAIALDKSYQQKIQHLRCHVKDEKLVIDVTTGKNFQLEEYFFKASRTTMEKVYGVKPLLKIKRVES, from the coding sequence ATGATAAAGCGGTTTTCAGTGATTTATATTGGTTCAATCCGATGTGAACTGATTGTCGGACAACGGGGCAAAGGATGCATAAAAATATTGGATCGGGCTATGTTTCCCATTAATTTCGGAAGTCAGAGTTTCACGAAAGGTGAAATTTCATTTAAATCTGTTTATGCATTGTGCCAGACGATCAATGAATACATCGAGATGTCCAAAACTTATGACGTTGAATCCATCAAGATCTTTGGAACAACAGCCCTTCGTGAAGCACGAAATCGGCTTTATATTCTGGAACAGATTAAAATCAACACTGGCGGTTATGAGGTTGAGATTCTTGATAAGGAAGAAGAAACGCATCTGATCTATCGGCATATGATCTTAAAATGCGATCCAGAATTTAAGATCATCAGCGAATCCAAAGAAGACCAGATGCTGGCGTCGATATCCAGTGGCAATGTTTCAGTAGCACTATTAAAAAATGGCATTATTGATTATCATCAGACCGCTGAACTGGGCTATCTGAAAATGAAAGAGATCCTGAAATCCATCGAAGAGAATTCGGAGCGGTTTGAAACGCTGTTGATGGAGTTTATCTCGATCAATACCCAGGACATCGTTGAAAACATCCGCAAGCGTCAGATTAAAAAGCTGTTTGTTTCTTCTCATGAGGTCGATGTTATTGCCCAGCTATGCGGGTATACCACGCGGCAGGATTATTATATTGTCAATGCTGAGGAGTTCGGCAAGCTGTGTAAGATTGCCGGGGAGCTGACGGTCAATCAGCTGCTTAAAAAATACCCGCTGTTGGATCAAAACGAAGCCGAAACCCTCAATCACACCTTAATGCTTTATTTAAAACTGCTGGCTGAAACCGGCGTAGAAACCTTTATCCTGATTCCGATGCTGATTGGCGATGCCTTCTTAGATTTTGAATTTCAGGTTACTAAAAAACAACAGCTGATCGACTGGATTGATGAAGGCAGCTATTTGTCGGCTAAAACCATTGGGAAAAAATATCATACCAGTCACCATCACTCGGAATTTGTGGAAAAAATCAGTTTAAAAATCTTTGACGCCCTAAAAAAATATCATCAGTTGGGAAAAAGGGAGCGCCAGCTGCTTTCGATGCTCTGCTACTTGATGGAGGTAGGCAGTTTCATTGACCATAAGAACTTTTGGGTGCAGAGCCATTATATTATCGAGACTACTGACATTATCGGGGTTACCCAGGAAGAAAAAGCGGTGATGGGGAAGGTTGCTGAGGCGGTTAAAACCAATTTTATCAAGGTGGAAGAAAAGGTTCATTCTTACGATGAAAAAGAGCAATTGCTGGTGGCCAAGCTGGCGGCGATCCTGAAGGTAGCGATCGCTCTGGACAAGAGCTATCAACAGAAGATTCAGCACCTGCGTTGCCACGTTAAGGACGAAAAGCTGGTCATTGATGTGACCACCGGCAAGAATTTTCAATTAGAAGAGTATTTTTTCAAGGCCAGCCGTACAACCATGGAAAAAGTTTATGGCGTTAAACCGTTACTAAAGATTAAGAGGGTTGAATCATGA
- a CDS encoding PocR ligand-binding domain-containing protein, translating into MKKAFENNNCGRGSSRAHLIQLVDKEVIIKILDAFTIVTSLTANIVDVDGHSIFSKKDAQKNCDFCHMIWKMEKQKGISRCVGAYARAGKQAAIFDEPYIFRCPAGLIEWAAPIIFDEEHLGTIICGQVLMWEPEEFFWIELEEMNQFLTDDFKELFEAAKKLQVVSGETVQGAASLLHVIANYIIKTGGESLHQKKEIELQQLLLNEEIQTRKSLEEKLNSQSLNFFLEKEKALICKIKLSDLDECRKLFKVMLADIFSSCGEKILIMKGRVYELIVVMSRACVEAGVDIEKSMSFNANLLQELNNCYSIREINIVANSLLERYLDEIECHSKSKNRATVEGIKGFIRNNYKNNNSLEEIADSVYLSPFYVSRIFKESQNMTVMDYVTKVKLDEAKKMLSNPRYKIEEIAVSLGYSDGSYFSKVFRRNEGMTPTQFRQNL; encoded by the coding sequence ATTCAACTCGTGGATAAAGAAGTTATTATTAAGATCCTGGATGCATTTACAATTGTCACGAGTCTGACAGCAAACATTGTTGATGTAGACGGTCATTCAATCTTTTCTAAAAAAGATGCGCAGAAAAATTGTGATTTCTGTCATATGATTTGGAAGATGGAAAAACAGAAGGGGATTAGTCGATGTGTCGGCGCATATGCCCGAGCAGGAAAACAAGCGGCTATTTTTGATGAACCCTATATTTTTCGATGCCCGGCCGGGTTAATTGAATGGGCTGCTCCCATTATTTTTGATGAAGAGCATCTGGGAACCATTATTTGCGGACAAGTTTTAATGTGGGAGCCGGAAGAATTTTTTTGGATTGAATTGGAAGAAATGAACCAATTCTTAACAGATGACTTTAAAGAGTTATTTGAAGCAGCTAAGAAATTACAGGTTGTTTCTGGGGAGACGGTTCAAGGGGCCGCATCGCTGCTACATGTCATCGCTAATTATATCATTAAAACAGGTGGAGAAAGTTTACATCAAAAGAAAGAAATTGAGTTACAACAACTTTTATTAAATGAGGAAATCCAAACGCGAAAGAGTCTTGAAGAAAAGCTGAATAGCCAGAGTTTGAATTTTTTCCTTGAAAAAGAAAAAGCATTAATCTGTAAGATTAAGCTCAGTGATTTAGATGAGTGTCGTAAACTCTTTAAGGTGATGCTGGCGGATATTTTTTCCAGCTGTGGGGAGAAGATTCTGATTATGAAGGGCCGAGTCTATGAGCTGATCGTCGTGATGTCCCGAGCCTGTGTGGAAGCAGGGGTTGACATTGAAAAATCAATGAGTTTTAATGCGAATTTATTACAAGAACTAAATAATTGCTATAGTATTCGAGAAATAAACATCGTTGCAAATTCGTTATTAGAACGTTATTTAGATGAAATTGAATGCCACAGTAAATCAAAAAACAGAGCAACTGTTGAGGGAATCAAAGGATTTATACGGAACAATTATAAAAACAACAATTCACTTGAAGAGATTGCCGATTCAGTCTATTTAAGTCCTTTTTATGTCAGTCGGATTTTCAAAGAAAGTCAAAACATGACGGTAATGGATTATGTTACCAAGGTTAAGCTGGATGAAGCAAAAAAAATGCTTAGCAATCCCCGGTATAAAATTGAGGAAATTGCAGTTTCACTAGGATATAGCGACGGTAGCTATTTTTCAAAAGTTTTTCGCCGTAACGAGGGAATGACACCAACACAATTCAGACAAAACCTCTAG
- a CDS encoding GTP-binding protein produces the protein MCNGRQNQKRPTMILFTGFLGSGKTTTLLKAIEILAAAHKKCAIIINEIGDVGIDNRQMRMLGYDVHDLFGGCVCCSMKVTLEVTINYLLEEYEDLDYILFEPSGMANPLSMYPSITNCGYKQTEILNIFIFDPTRIALYEEHMNPLFQDSLDLASCVLVNKIDQVTLSAIETAEKMAIDQNPDSIIFKINLNTALSQGFEQFLLESR, from the coding sequence ATGTGTAATGGAAGACAAAACCAAAAACGTCCGACAATGATCCTGTTTACCGGTTTTCTTGGATCAGGTAAGACGACGACACTGTTAAAAGCCATTGAAATCCTGGCAGCAGCGCATAAGAAATGCGCCATTATTATTAATGAAATCGGGGATGTAGGGATTGATAATCGACAAATGCGGATGCTTGGCTACGATGTGCATGATTTATTTGGGGGCTGTGTCTGTTGCTCAATGAAAGTAACACTGGAAGTAACAATTAATTATTTGCTGGAAGAGTATGAGGATTTAGATTATATCCTATTCGAGCCTTCTGGAATGGCCAATCCATTATCCATGTATCCATCAATTACAAATTGTGGTTATAAACAGACAGAAATTTTAAATATTTTTATCTTTGATCCAACCCGGATTGCATTGTATGAAGAGCACATGAACCCGTTATTTCAAGATTCGCTTGATTTGGCCAGCTGTGTCCTGGTCAATAAAATTGACCAGGTGACGCTGAGTGCAATTGAAACAGCAGAGAAAATGGCAATTGACCAAAATCCTGACAGCATCATTTTCAAAATAAATTTAAATACGGCGCTAAGCCAGGGGTTTGAGCAATTTTTATTAGAAAGTAGGTAA